The Tribolium castaneum strain GA2 chromosome 3, icTriCast1.1, whole genome shotgun sequence sequence CATCTTTAGGCACTTATCTTCTTAAATGGTTTTGCGGTTTGTGGTAGGTACGGCAGATACCTATATAATTAGCAGGTCATTTACGGCATGTATTAATCAATACTTATAAAATGTatggtaataaattttaagtacATTATAGCTTTAAGCATTATACCGTCTTCTAAATGTATAGTTCAATATAGTTATGTTTACTATTGTgctgttttattttctcataaaacaacaaataaaaaatgcaaaaattgaaaactggcTAGTTTCATTCATACTTTCCACACCTTCACCTTACATCCTCTCACGTGACCCACTCTAACAACAATCTGTGATTTTAGTCACTGAAAGCAGCCAACAGGTAAGTAACTTCAGTAAATTAAGtataatttcacaaaaaggaGATTTATATCAGATTCCTTGTGATATCCTGTCAAGAATTTTGGTCAAATCaagagtaataaaataaatatataaaaatagagGGAatgtagaagaaaaaaaaatgcgcaCGTTGTTATCAAGATTTATTCTCGTGAAAGGtgatgtaaatttttaattcttttccGAAAGTAATAAGTTTATTTGGTAGTGAGGCCTTTGTGACTAGTTATAAGGATAGCATCTTGAAGTTGAAGGCGGATTATGGTTATATGGATGAAATCGCAAGGTAAGGAGGTTCAAATAGTTTTATATGAAATCCATAAAAGCTGctactttaaattaaaacaagtaAAGATACTTACCTTGATGCCCGAGATATGCTATCAACTCACAGACCTACCTACATTTAAAGGTTTTACGACTGAAAATTTATTGCCTATAAACCAATTTTATTGGctaagttttattatttaagttcTTGTATTTTCATGTCAGCAATTGAAAGCACTGTTTTTCTtattatgtaataaaatattttctttttagccgcataaaaatattacttcATACTGATCAAGTTCTAAATGGTAAATTCAGCCATTATGCTTTTAGTATCCAACTTTGGATAGTGCAAAAATGAaaacttataaatttttaacgagactcttcattaattttaatgtattGATTAGGAACTGTGCCATATCTTTTggagtgaatttttttttaacttaataatTCAGTGAATGCACACATTGACTATATTTAAGCACCAATATTAAAATCAAGACGGTGGTATTTTTAAAAGacgtaaaaacaaattactgtAATATATACGGCACCACGAGAGATACCAGCTAATTGCGAGggtataatattaaattataattacatGCATTATTTATATCATACGCCAGTCTTGTCTCTGGTAAAAGTCGTAGTTTCTTGGGCAGTCCTCATTAGTACTCAAGAAAGCATCTTGCACATATTAAAAGTGATCTGCTTGTGTCGATTGTAAAAGATTATCGAGGTTCTTGGGTATCATTGtaagaatttaattattacgtAATTAATTGTTTGTATTATTCGTAGTTTTTTGTGATTCTCTCTTTGTTTGAATGTAGAAAGATTGTAGTAAagtgaataataataataggtaacttaattttttcgtgtTGGCCACCTGCATATTAATAGACAGAAAAAGAGAATAGCTGCAATCATTTTgacataaaaataacaatttgtaattagtaaatataaataaagtaTAAATCAAGTAATAAACTTCAACATAACTACACAGTAAGAATAATTACATACACATGAAATTATTAACGTGGGTAATAAAGCTCACGCTAGAGGAAACCATTTTGCTTGAACATACCatgtatttattaaagaataattattacaacagtgaaatgaaatattttgatGCTTCAAGTTTTTGTCTAAAGCGaaactgattttttattaaattatattgcccatatatttattgttatacTTGTTTACTGGTCAAAGATTTTTGTctttatcatattttttttaattaaattatgaaaaatacaaCATATTTCACATAAATGGGACAGAAAACATACCATGTCAAGAGCTAcccgaaaaattaatttatgtaaattttttgaaattcatcTCCATATTTGGACAGTGAGAAAGCATATTACTATATtccgtaattatttttaatttagaaaacaaattaGCAATAAATTGGTTCCCAGTTATGATTGATTGGATAATTTGAAGgtaattttacataattattcGAGTAATGCAAATACAAATATGGTGGTTTTgtcaaaacaatttaaaaccaGCTTTAAGGATTTAAAATCAATAGCAAGATGTTTTCTTTACGATTATGTagttttcttaaattatatttaattaggTAATTTAATGAAGAGTACTTTTAGAATTTCagaaagcgtaactaaaattttattttttggatagCTTTTAGTCTGTTTAAGAAAATGTGttcaacaaatttttcttttagacGAGTGGgggtgtattttttgtttttttttggcgtTTATTCTTAAAAGTACAAAAGCCTTTAAGTTAGTTTgcgtaaaaaaaaaattaagtctcTTCGTAGCCACTCTcggctaaaatatttttaaacgagtATTTTGCGTACGTAGttacttttattgaaaaataaattaattattaggcTGTTAgggtaaaaaaatcgaatagtACGAGTATAGACACAGATTAATCTGTGGTATAGATGCACTTTATTTCCACGGTGTCCACGTCTCATATAATATATTTGACAATATATATTTTAGTTGAGTCTGCCATCTCGTAGCCACTAGCtaaattttaagacacttGGTTGGAGCTCTACAGTTACTTGTAAATAGCAGTTCCGATTTCTGAAATTAGATCGAGAATGTACGTAACGTCCTTTTTTGTAACCGATGAGTTTTGAGAAACAAAACGGAAGAAATTGGgtagtttttttaaaggcTGGTACCCCATCATTACAGATCCATGTTTTATCATCATTGCTTTAATCTGTGGTGCCACCTGTGAACAAGTAGAATTATGAAGCATAAAACATCAAAATGAGCGAACAGAACGATATATGCAGCGGTGGAGTCATTTTCTAAAAGATGGTATTGTTTGGTACATGATTTAAAACTATTAGGAGTAATAGGTGATTTGAAATGAAATAATCACCTTGTGAAGTTGGGCACTGTAATCCAGAATGTTTTGCTTTCCTTGCAAATATCTGGGCAAATACCAGAAGCAAACATTCATATACTGGCGTGGCGAGACCAGCATAAATTCGGGTCTTTCACGAATTTGTCCTTCAAAATATTCAGCCAAGTCCATTAAAGTGTCGATATGATTTGCGAACCCGGAAGAGCCCTAAATGCGACAAAATAAAACctcgaataaaacttaatacGTTTATCTTGCCACTCCTCGGttactttttaaaacaaacgtttacTCCTGCCATTTATTTAAGGATACATCGGGAAATAGTCTCAAAGCCATGCCTTTTGTTGATACACTTACTTTGGCTTTCCACATGAACCAGAATTTGAAGACATCGCATTTCCGCCCACATTGCAGATATTTATCTCCCAAGTCATAGGATTTATCgtaatatttatctttttgaaAGAGATACTCAGCATGTTTCGAATGACACTCGTACAATATATCTCTGTTTTTCACTAAAAGTATCGAGCATTGTTGAGGTACCGCCAAAAGTTTATGTGGGTTAATGACTATGGAGTCCGCCCTTTCTATCCCATTAAGTTTTGCTCTATGTTTTTGCGAGAAAATTAAACCGCCGCCCCAGGCCGCATCGATGTGTAGCCATATGTTGTACTTTTTGCAAATTTCGGCAATCTCGCATATTGGGTCGAAGGCCCCTCGCACGGTCGTACCTACAACCGTCATAACTCCATTAATTCAAGGGTTGACGTTGCAGGTTTGGGAGTTTACTTTGATCGATTATTAATAACTGGAAGTGTGCACGGGATATTTATGTTTGGTGCTAATTGATTGGGCTTTTATTGTAACTTAACCCTTCAACATATTCCGATAGTAATTTGTTGAGCCAACCAATTAAAAGTTATGAATGACTTATAACTCGTAATTGGATCATCAGATCCATAATAACCTGTAATTTGTATCAACAGTAGCTTGATGAAGTAATATTGTAAACACACGAGTTTTGTTCGGGTTTCAGCCAAATAACTAAACGCTCGAATTAATCTTTTAATAGGTATTACATCGCAATTATATTTCCAGCCCAACCCTCCTTTACCATTTATTTGTTACATGTTTTAGTTTGGTTAATTACAATAACTAATTACTTATCAATCGGCAAAGTTATCGggaataaacaaaattgcgTTTTATCAACTGGACAGAAAACCTCCAAGGAAATAAAACTACGTTATTTCATACATGTTGGAACTAGTAGTTAAAACTAATGAAAAGCCCAAGTAGAGTTCAGTAGGTTTAGATCGTTATATGTATTTGTAGCtgtcttttttccaaaatcttGGAATCACTTGTTTGATTAAACAAAGCACGTGTacaaataaaaacgtttgtatATACAAACACTATTGTGTGTCAACATGGCCTCGTTAgagatttttgtaaattttattcccGCTGAAAGCATTTATATCGCCGCTGAAAACACGGAAATACTATCCACCTGTCACGTCACTATTATGGTAGAGACTTGTACAGTAATGAGAACAGTGCTAGAAACAACCCCCGATAAAATAAAACGCAtgttaatataataaattttcagtttgCAATTGAATAAAGCATCCCCATTTCATTATGATTTGAGCGCTGTAAAAGACGTTGTTCGCGCTAACGAAGCGTCGTTTTGGGAGAAATTCATTTGAAAATTGATATGTTTACCGGAAGCGCGAACAATTGTACAATCTCACCTAATGTAGCAATTACAGCGAGTGGAATCGCGC is a genomic window containing:
- the LOC660516 gene encoding cysteine sulfinic acid decarboxylase; translation: MSAVDFQPVPTRDMHENFLRAVVEILFENVVFASNQTKVVLWQPPQKLEQCFDFSLGQNGVTQEKLLVFLKNTIKFSVKTGHRYFINQLFSGLDPYGLAGQWLTDALNASVYTYEVAPVFTLMETHIIGEVCRMVGPQWGDGMFCPGGSTANGTAINLARFRYCPDIKKSGSCGLSRFVLFTSEECHYSIHKFASFIGIGEDNVILISTDSIGQIVPEDLDEKIKKELAEGAIPLAVIATLGTTVRGAFDPICEIAEICKKYNIWLHIDAAWGGGLIFSQKHRAKLNGIERADSIVINPHKLLAVPQQCSILLVKNRDILYECHSKHAEYLFQKDKYYDKSYDLGDKYLQCGRKCDVFKFWFMWKAKGSSGFANHIDTLMDLAEYFEGQIRERPEFMLVSPRQYMNVCFWYLPRYLQGKQNILDYSAQLHKVAPQIKAMMIKHGSVMMGYQPLKKLPNFFRFVSQNSSVTKKDVTYILDLISEIGTAIYK